Proteins co-encoded in one Brassica oleracea var. oleracea cultivar TO1000 chromosome C4, BOL, whole genome shotgun sequence genomic window:
- the LOC106342433 gene encoding V-type proton ATPase subunit a2 isoform X1 codes for MAEIGGGGGGGCCPPMDLMRSEPMQLVQVIVPMESAHLTVSYLGDLGLVQFKDLNSDKSPFQRTYAAQIKRCGEMARKLRFFKDQMSKAGVSPKEFLGNDVDIDLDDVEVKLGELEAELSEINANNDKLQRSYNELMEYKLVLEKAGEFFASAHRSATAQQSEIESQQQVGEDALEAPLLQEEKSVDPTKQVKLGFLTGLVPREKSMVFERILFRATRGNIFIRQSVIEESVVDPNSGEKAEKNVFVVFYSGERAKSKILKICEAFGANRYPFSEDLSKQAQMMTEVTGRLAELKTTISAGLDHRKILLETIGDKFEQWNLKVRKEKAIYHTLNMLSLDVTKKCLVGEGWSPVFATPEIQKALQRAAVDSNSQVGSIFQVLRTKEMPPTFFRTNKFTTAFQEIVDAYGVAKYQEANPTVFTIVTFPFLFAVMFGDWGHGICLLIATMYLVLREKKLSSQKLGDIMEMAFGGRYVILMMSLFSIYTGLIYNEFFSIPFPLFAPSAYECRDASCSEATTIGLIKTRDTYPFGVDPVWHGTRSELPFLNSLKMKMSILLGVAQMNLGIIMSFCNAKFFKSAVNIWFQFVPQMIFLNCLFGYLSALIIIKWCTGSQADLYHVMIYMFLSPMEDLGENQLFPYQKTVQLTFLFLALISVPWMLLPKPFILKKQHEARHQGQSYAQLGETDESLQVETNGGAHGHEEFEFSEIFVHQLIHTIEFVLGAVSNTASYLRLWALSLAHSELSSVFYEKVLLMAWGFNNFLILIVGILVFIFATVGVLLVMETLSAFLHALRLHWVEYQNKFYEGDGYKFAPFTFTLLGNEDE; via the exons ATGGCGGAGATTGGCGGTGGTGGTGGTGGTGGTTGCTGTCCGCCGATGGATCTGATGCGGTCAGAGCCGATGCAGCTCGTTCAGGTCATTGTTCCGATGGAATCTGCTCATCTCACCGTCTCTTACCTTGGCGATCTCGGCCTCGTCCAGTTCAAAGAC CTTAATTCTGATAAGAGCCCATTTCAACGGACTTATGCTGCTCAG ATCAAAAGATGTGGAGAGATGGCTCGAAAGTTGCGTTTCTTCAAAGACCAAATGTCAAAGGCTGGAGTTTCTCCCAAAGAGTTCCTTGGCAATGATGTTGATATTGATTTGGATGATGTAGAG GTCAAGCTTGGAGAGCTAGAAGCTGAACTTTCCGAAATCAATGCTAATAATGACAAGCTTCAGCGCTCTTACAATGAACTTATGGAGTACAAGCTCGTTCTTGAGAAG GCTGGTGAATTTTTTGCTTCAGCCCATAGAAGTGCTACCGCTCAACAGAGCGAGATTGAGTCACAACAACAAGTGGGTGAAGACGCTCTCGAGGCTCCTTTGTTGCAGGAA GAGAAGTCTGTTGATCCAACAAAGCAAGTAAAACTTGGATTCCTCACTGGACTGGTGCCTCGTGAAAAGTCTATGGTTTTCGAGAGGATCCTATTTCGTGCGACTAGAGGCAACATCTTTATACGACAGTCTGTCATTGAGGAGTCCGTTGTTGATCCCAACTCCGGGGAGAAG GCTGAGAAAAATGTATTTGTTGTCTTCTATTCTGGGGAAAGAGCAAAAAGCAAAATTCTTAAGATATGTGAAGCTTTTGGGGCCAATCGCTATCCTTTCAGCGAAGACCTCAGCAAACAAGCTCAAATGATGACTGAG GTTACGGGTCGGTTAGCAGAACTTAAAACTACTATAAGTGCTGGGTTGGATCACCGCAAGATTCTTCTGGAGACCATTGGAGATAAGTTTGAGCAATGGAACCTCAAG GTTCGCAAGGAAAAAGCCATCTATCATACTCTGAACATGCTTAGTCTTGATGTGACTAAGAAATGCCTTGTGGGTGAAGGCTGGAGTCCTGTCTTTGCAACGCCAGAA ATTCAAAAAGCGTTGCAGCGTGCTGCGGTTGACTCCAACTCTCAAGTTGGATCAATTTTCCAGGTCCTGAGGACCAAAGAGATGCCTCCAACGTTTTTCCGCACAAACAAATTTACCACTGCGTTTCAGGAAATCGTAGATGCATACGG TGTAGCCAAATATCAGGAAGCTAATCCTACTGTATTCACAATTGTTACCTTCCCCTTCCTGTTTGCTGTTATGTTTGGTGACTGGGGTCATGGAATCTGTCTGCTGATTGCAACTATGTATCTAGTATTGAGAGAGAAGAAACTTTCCAGCCAG AAACTTGGGGATATTATGGAAATGGCTTTTGGTGGCCGTTACGTTATACTGATGATGTCACTCTTCTCAATATACACTGGTTTAATCTACAACGAGTTCTTCTCTATACCATTCCCATTGTTTGCTCCCTCGGCGTATGAGTGCCGGGATGCCTCTTGCAG TGAGGCTACTACGATTGGTCTGATCAAAACCAGAGACACTTATCCATTTGGAGTAGATCCTGTGTGGCATGGTACCCGCAGTGAGTTACCGTTCCTCAACTCCCTTAAGATGAAAATGTCAATCCTTCTTGGAGTTGCCCAAATGAACCTTGGAATCATTATGAGCTTCTGTAATGCAAAATTCTTCAAAAGCGCTGTAAACATATG GTTCCAGTTCGTTCCCCAGATGATATTCTTGAACTGTTTGTTTGGATACCTCTCCGCCCTGATCATCATAAAGTGGTGCACTGGTTCTCAAGCGGATTTGTATCACGTAATGATCTACATGTTCCTGAGCCCAATGGAAGATTTGGGAGAGAATCAGCTTTTCCCTTACCAGAAAACAGTACAG CTCACTTTCCTCTTTCTGGCACTAATATCTGTTCCGTGGATGTTGTTGCCAAAGCCGTTCATCTTGAAGAAACAACATGAAGCT AGACATCAAGGTCAGTCATACGCACAGCTTGGGGAGACAGATGAGAGTCTTCAAGTAGAAACAAACGGGGGAGCTCATGGACACGAAGAGTTCGAATTCAGCGAAATCTTTGTGCACCAGCTCATTCACACCATTGAGTTTGTGCTTGGAGCTGTTTCCAACACAGCTTCTTATCTTCGTCTCTGGGCCCTCAG TCTTGCACACTCGGAGTTGTCGTCAGTCTTCTACGAGAAGGTCCTCCTTATGGCTTGGGG ATTCAACAATTTCTTGATCCTGATCGTTGGGATCCTCGTCTTCATATTTGCAACGGTGGGAGTGCTTCTGGTGATGGAGACTTTGAGCGCGTTCCTTCACGCACTGCGTCTTCACTGGGTGGAGTATCAGAACAAGTTCTACGAAGGCGATGGCTACAAGTTTGCTCCCTTCACTTTCACACTCCTCGGAAACGAAGACGAGTAA
- the LOC106342433 gene encoding V-type proton ATPase subunit a2 isoform X2, with translation MAEIGGGGGGGCCPPMDLMRSEPMQLVQVIVPMESAHLTVSYLGDLGLVQFKDLNSDKSPFQRTYAAQIKRCGEMARKLRFFKDQMSKAGVSPKEFLGNDVDIDLDDVEVKLGELEAELSEINANNDKLQRSYNELMEYKLVLEKAGEFFASAHRSATAQQSEIESQQQVGEDALEAPLLQESVDPTKQVKLGFLTGLVPREKSMVFERILFRATRGNIFIRQSVIEESVVDPNSGEKAEKNVFVVFYSGERAKSKILKICEAFGANRYPFSEDLSKQAQMMTEVTGRLAELKTTISAGLDHRKILLETIGDKFEQWNLKVRKEKAIYHTLNMLSLDVTKKCLVGEGWSPVFATPEIQKALQRAAVDSNSQVGSIFQVLRTKEMPPTFFRTNKFTTAFQEIVDAYGVAKYQEANPTVFTIVTFPFLFAVMFGDWGHGICLLIATMYLVLREKKLSSQKLGDIMEMAFGGRYVILMMSLFSIYTGLIYNEFFSIPFPLFAPSAYECRDASCSEATTIGLIKTRDTYPFGVDPVWHGTRSELPFLNSLKMKMSILLGVAQMNLGIIMSFCNAKFFKSAVNIWFQFVPQMIFLNCLFGYLSALIIIKWCTGSQADLYHVMIYMFLSPMEDLGENQLFPYQKTVQLTFLFLALISVPWMLLPKPFILKKQHEARHQGQSYAQLGETDESLQVETNGGAHGHEEFEFSEIFVHQLIHTIEFVLGAVSNTASYLRLWALSLAHSELSSVFYEKVLLMAWGFNNFLILIVGILVFIFATVGVLLVMETLSAFLHALRLHWVEYQNKFYEGDGYKFAPFTFTLLGNEDE, from the exons ATGGCGGAGATTGGCGGTGGTGGTGGTGGTGGTTGCTGTCCGCCGATGGATCTGATGCGGTCAGAGCCGATGCAGCTCGTTCAGGTCATTGTTCCGATGGAATCTGCTCATCTCACCGTCTCTTACCTTGGCGATCTCGGCCTCGTCCAGTTCAAAGAC CTTAATTCTGATAAGAGCCCATTTCAACGGACTTATGCTGCTCAG ATCAAAAGATGTGGAGAGATGGCTCGAAAGTTGCGTTTCTTCAAAGACCAAATGTCAAAGGCTGGAGTTTCTCCCAAAGAGTTCCTTGGCAATGATGTTGATATTGATTTGGATGATGTAGAG GTCAAGCTTGGAGAGCTAGAAGCTGAACTTTCCGAAATCAATGCTAATAATGACAAGCTTCAGCGCTCTTACAATGAACTTATGGAGTACAAGCTCGTTCTTGAGAAG GCTGGTGAATTTTTTGCTTCAGCCCATAGAAGTGCTACCGCTCAACAGAGCGAGATTGAGTCACAACAACAAGTGGGTGAAGACGCTCTCGAGGCTCCTTTGTTGCAGGAA TCTGTTGATCCAACAAAGCAAGTAAAACTTGGATTCCTCACTGGACTGGTGCCTCGTGAAAAGTCTATGGTTTTCGAGAGGATCCTATTTCGTGCGACTAGAGGCAACATCTTTATACGACAGTCTGTCATTGAGGAGTCCGTTGTTGATCCCAACTCCGGGGAGAAG GCTGAGAAAAATGTATTTGTTGTCTTCTATTCTGGGGAAAGAGCAAAAAGCAAAATTCTTAAGATATGTGAAGCTTTTGGGGCCAATCGCTATCCTTTCAGCGAAGACCTCAGCAAACAAGCTCAAATGATGACTGAG GTTACGGGTCGGTTAGCAGAACTTAAAACTACTATAAGTGCTGGGTTGGATCACCGCAAGATTCTTCTGGAGACCATTGGAGATAAGTTTGAGCAATGGAACCTCAAG GTTCGCAAGGAAAAAGCCATCTATCATACTCTGAACATGCTTAGTCTTGATGTGACTAAGAAATGCCTTGTGGGTGAAGGCTGGAGTCCTGTCTTTGCAACGCCAGAA ATTCAAAAAGCGTTGCAGCGTGCTGCGGTTGACTCCAACTCTCAAGTTGGATCAATTTTCCAGGTCCTGAGGACCAAAGAGATGCCTCCAACGTTTTTCCGCACAAACAAATTTACCACTGCGTTTCAGGAAATCGTAGATGCATACGG TGTAGCCAAATATCAGGAAGCTAATCCTACTGTATTCACAATTGTTACCTTCCCCTTCCTGTTTGCTGTTATGTTTGGTGACTGGGGTCATGGAATCTGTCTGCTGATTGCAACTATGTATCTAGTATTGAGAGAGAAGAAACTTTCCAGCCAG AAACTTGGGGATATTATGGAAATGGCTTTTGGTGGCCGTTACGTTATACTGATGATGTCACTCTTCTCAATATACACTGGTTTAATCTACAACGAGTTCTTCTCTATACCATTCCCATTGTTTGCTCCCTCGGCGTATGAGTGCCGGGATGCCTCTTGCAG TGAGGCTACTACGATTGGTCTGATCAAAACCAGAGACACTTATCCATTTGGAGTAGATCCTGTGTGGCATGGTACCCGCAGTGAGTTACCGTTCCTCAACTCCCTTAAGATGAAAATGTCAATCCTTCTTGGAGTTGCCCAAATGAACCTTGGAATCATTATGAGCTTCTGTAATGCAAAATTCTTCAAAAGCGCTGTAAACATATG GTTCCAGTTCGTTCCCCAGATGATATTCTTGAACTGTTTGTTTGGATACCTCTCCGCCCTGATCATCATAAAGTGGTGCACTGGTTCTCAAGCGGATTTGTATCACGTAATGATCTACATGTTCCTGAGCCCAATGGAAGATTTGGGAGAGAATCAGCTTTTCCCTTACCAGAAAACAGTACAG CTCACTTTCCTCTTTCTGGCACTAATATCTGTTCCGTGGATGTTGTTGCCAAAGCCGTTCATCTTGAAGAAACAACATGAAGCT AGACATCAAGGTCAGTCATACGCACAGCTTGGGGAGACAGATGAGAGTCTTCAAGTAGAAACAAACGGGGGAGCTCATGGACACGAAGAGTTCGAATTCAGCGAAATCTTTGTGCACCAGCTCATTCACACCATTGAGTTTGTGCTTGGAGCTGTTTCCAACACAGCTTCTTATCTTCGTCTCTGGGCCCTCAG TCTTGCACACTCGGAGTTGTCGTCAGTCTTCTACGAGAAGGTCCTCCTTATGGCTTGGGG ATTCAACAATTTCTTGATCCTGATCGTTGGGATCCTCGTCTTCATATTTGCAACGGTGGGAGTGCTTCTGGTGATGGAGACTTTGAGCGCGTTCCTTCACGCACTGCGTCTTCACTGGGTGGAGTATCAGAACAAGTTCTACGAAGGCGATGGCTACAAGTTTGCTCCCTTCACTTTCACACTCCTCGGAAACGAAGACGAGTAA